GGGAACACTGCGCGCGTCGATCACGTACGTGACGCGGATCAGCTCGACGGGCGCGAAAGTCATCGTCGGGTCGCCGCTGCCGTACGCCGAGTACTTCCACACCGGCACCGGCATCTACGGGCCCCGCGGCACGCCGATCGTGCCTGTCACGAAGAAGGCCCTCAAGTTCAAGTGGGACGGGCCTGGCGGCGCGACCCGCTCGAAGGACAAACGCGGCTACGTGTTCGCGAAGTCCGTCAAGGGCATCCGCCCGAATCCGTTCCTGGCCGACGCACTCGCCGACGTCATGGGCGACGTCCAACGCCGCACCACCTAGTAGGAGAAGGAAACCGTATGGTCACCAAGGCCCCCGCCAAGAAGACAGCCGCGAAGAAGGCCGCGCCCCGCCGTGCTCCGGCGAAGCTCGCAGCCGTCGACGAAGACGACTACGGCACCGAGAACGCCACACCAACGCCGGTCGAGGACTCGTGGATCGACTACAAGCGTGCCCCCGACATCGACGAGGACGTCGCCGTCGACCCGGACCTTGAGTTCAGTACCGACTCCGGCAACCGTGGCGAGGTCGAGAAGCTGCTGATCAAGCTCAACGGCCGACCCCACTACCTGTTCAAGCCGTCGACCGCGTCGCTGCTGTTCGCCGCGTCGGCGATCATGAACGACAACGCAAAGTGGACGGAGGTGTTCCGCACGATGCTCAACACCGTCGACCAGTGCATCGACGACGAAGGGTCGCGCGTGATCATGGCCGCGATCTACAAGCGCGACAACAGCTTCGACGAGACGCTCATCCCGAAGCTATTTATGCGGATCGTGAATCAGTGGGCTCCGGATCTCGCTGATGACCTCGACATCGACGACGGCCGCGAGGTCGAGCCGCGCAACCTTGGAAACCGTGCGCAGCGCCGCCAGGCCGCACGCTCGCGCTGACCGAGAGTGCTGGGCGCGCCGTTCGCGACGGCACCAGGCTGGTGGTCTCTGGACGGGTATCCGATGCGGATACGTGTTCCGGAGGCCACCAGCCTTGCTATGGCCCTGGCGATCCCTGACGACAAGGGCGCGGGCCTGTGGACGTGCATCGAACTGACCGAACCTGCCGATCGGTGGCGGATCGTCGAGCGCGTCATGACAGCCGGTACAGACGTCGACCTGTTCGACGACGCAGCCGACCGGCTCATCGAGAAGATCACCGGATGGAAGCGGTGGGAAGCCGCGTTCGTGTGGCGGTCAACTCTCGGCGCGTGGCCCGTCATCGATGGTGACCTCACGATGCGGGGCGTCGACCTCGCGGTCGTACCTGCCAGCCGGGTGACGAACACTGTCTACGCGTGGTGGCGGCAGACGTTGGGCCGCGACGAGAATGCGTGGAAGAAGTTCCAGCGGGACATGCAACGCGAGCCGCGCCGCATCCTCGAACGTGAGGCGGCGAAGCCCATGGACCCGGCGTCGTTCGCGATGCTGTCCGGTGCCGTGAAGCAGGCTTCACGTAAGACCAGGTCGTCCGAGGTCGCGGCATCCACGATCACGATGCCTGACCCGATAGTCTGAACGTCAAGAACTTCGCACTGTCTGGCGGTTGGGCCGGGTGCTGATGCCGTGGAGGCACCAGCATGACCGAGCCGTGGGCCACAGCGCACGTCGATGCTGAGCTGGACTTCGGCGCTCTCGACGACGAACTTGTCCGCCGCTTGGAGCAAGCTGCTCAGCGCGCGACGCAGAAGGTCGGGAAGCAACTCGACAAGCTCGTCGTTGTCGCTGAACGCCGCTTCCGCAAGGTCGGCGACTCGTGGGACGCCGAGATGCGGGGCGTCGAACGGCGCACACAGGTAGCGGTCCTCAAGGTTAACCGCGAGCTCGGGAAGATCACCCGCAAGGTGACGACCGACATCGACGTCCGCATGACTGGCGCGGCTGTCGCGGAAGTCCGTGCGATGCATAACGCACTGTCCCGGTTGCGGAGCGAGGCCGGGCAGATCACGTCGAACGTCTCGGTCGCTATGTCGGGGGCATCGGCATCGGATCTGCGTGATCTGGGATCGGCGCTCCGTCGTATCCAGGCCAACTCTGCGAACGTCCAGCTCCGTATCGATGTGGAGATCAACTCTCTGGCTGCGGTGGCCGAGTTGCGTGCGGCACTTGCCGGACTGCCGAACCGTCAGAACATCGACGTGAACGTCGACGTCGACCGTCGTGGCGGGATGAAAACGCTCGGCAGCATCGGAACGAAACTGGGAAGTCTCGCCAAGTCGGCACTCGGCGCGGTAGGAACAGTCGGCAAGTTTGCGACGATCGCTGGTTCGGCAGTGATCGCAGTCGGGGCACTGGTGCCGGTCGTGGGTGCCCTCGGAGCCGCTTTGGGTGCAGTCGCTGGCGCGGGCGGAGCCGCCGCGGTTGCGGGCCTGTTTGCTGTCGGTGCCGCTGCTGCCGCGTTGAAGACGGCGTTCTCGGGTGTCGGCGAGGCCGCGAAGAACATGTTCGACCCGGAGAAGGCCGCCAAGTTCGAGGAGGCGCTGGCGAAGCTGGCGCCGTCAGCGCAGAACACGATGCGTGCGGTCCAGGGCCTCGGCAAGCAGTACGCCGAGATGGTCAAGATGCCGGTGCAGTCGGCGATGTTCGCGGGGCTGGCACCGAAGATCGCGGAGTTGTCGAAGTTCCTGCCGTCGGTGCGGGACTCCCTCGTCGGTGTCGCTGAGGGATTCAACGACGGCGCGAACGGCGCGCTCCGCATGATCAACTCCGCCGCCGGCATGTCGATGGTGAAGTCCTTGCTGAAGGACTCCGGGAACATGGCGGCGAACTTCGGCGCCGGGATCACTGGCGCGATCCCCGGATTCCTGGCGTTGGGAGCGTCGGCGACGAAGGTGTTCTCGCCGATGACCGACGCTATCGGTGGGCTGGGGCACCGGTGGTCGGAGTCGATGCTGCGGATGCAGCAGGACGGCACGCTGGAGCAGAAGATCCAGGGCCTGGTCGGGATCGCCCGCCA
This genomic window from Gordonia sp. PDNC005 contains:
- a CDS encoding HK97 gp10 family phage protein, with translation MAGASLNRGAYNRGMQQAGRRWAHRVGNDVVNAAKVNCPVDEGTLRASITYVTRISSTGAKVIVGSPLPYAEYFHTGTGIYGPRGTPIVPVTKKALKFKWDGPGGATRSKDKRGYVFAKSVKGIRPNPFLADALADVMGDVQRRTT